The window CCACAGAATATGGTCGTAATGATCATCCACCTGGCCCATCGCCACAAAGTGGGTACAAAAAATCCTAATGGAATAAAAGCAAGTATGTTCCCTACAATATTGGTTATGGAGACATTCATAATCACATGGCGATATTTAATATAATTTTTAATGGTTCTAAAGGGTACTAAATTATAGTCTTTCACACCACCACTTCTGCCATCAAAAAATAACAAATCTATTAATAACATTAAGTAAAGAGCAAATAATATATAACCGATTAATAAAAATACTTTATGCTTCATATTTGAATCCTTCGTTCTCATTGAAACCCCCAGCTTCTATTGTGCCTATCTGACTTTTAAACCTACGTGTTATTATACCACACCACCCTAACATTAACCAGTATAGGGTGTAGAAATTTTAATGGCATCAACGGATTTATTCATGAAGTATTTTTGTGAAGAAACTTTGTTCGAATGACGGTGATGATGGCAAGGGTTGCAGGAATAATGCCCAGCATGAAGTTAGCTATATAGTTATAATTAGCTAATTGATTAATCGAATCCATGATATCGTCAAACATGGTAAGTGATAATAACAGTACAAAAATGCAGATGGGTGTGACGATAAATTTATAGTTCTTGACATAAGCAAGTTTTTTAACACCTTCACAAGCAACTAACACATACAAAGCAATTTTCATAAAATCTCCCATGATAAAAGCTATGGCTGGTATAATTTCTATACGCTGTAACACTTCACCAATACTGATACGACTTATGGCCGCATAAACAGGGAAATAACTACTCATGTATGCAAAATGACCAAGTTCAACAAAGGATACCACAAGCATGACAGATACGAAGATGCCCCCGATGAGTAAGCCACCAACGAAGATACGATAGATATCTTTCTCTTTTTTTATCATTTTGGTATTTAAAATAACCATAAAAACGATGATTTCAGCAAATGGGAATGTGATAGCACCGTAAGCCGACTCCAACACAGGTCCCCACCCATTGGCCAAAACAGGTTTAAGGTTATTTACTTCTATCATGGGAAACATTAAAATAACAGTGATTGCTGACGTAATCAATATAAATATCACAAAATACTCAGACCAACGGCCCATAACTTCAATGCCTTTCTTTAATGCGGATATGACAAGCACCATGACCATAGCACCTATAATTACATTAGGGGTTGCTTCAAGACCCACTGTGTTTGTGAAAACAACAAAATCGATCAGAATATAAGCACTAACATATAAACTGTATAAGACATAGAATAATACGATGATACTTCCTAACCATCTGCCCATGGTAATAACTAAAATATCATACAAATTTTTACCTGGATATTGCGATAAAATCCAACTGTACAACAATGCAAATAACACACCCACACCTAAAGCTAATATGAGTGCAATCCATAAATCTGACTCTGCTTCTTTCGCTGCTCCAAGAACCAGTGTTTCGGACATGATCAATACAATTAATCCCATTCCTTGTCGATTTGTTATTACATTTTTCATATATTCACCATCCTCTAACCGCCATCATAGCCGACTATCCTATCATTTTATTTTTACTATGATGTTTTTGGAGCTTTTGATGAATAAGAATAGCAAGGGTTATGATGATGGGTAAGATAACTTGCATAAAAATAGCTAACACATTATAGTAGGGTACATGATTGACCACATCCATCATATCATCAAAAGTTGTAATGCCCACAATGAGGACCAGAATACTAATAGGTGTTACCACAAAACGGTAATCTTTAAGGTTCATTACTTTACGGATACCTTCACAACCAGCTAATACATAAAGGGCAACTTTCATAAATCCTCCTATGATAAAACCTACGGCTACAATAATCTCTATTCGCTGAAGAACATCGTGAATACTAATACGGCTAATGGCTGCATATATGGGAAAATAACTTCTGGTATAAGAAAATTGTCCTAATTCATTAAAAGCAACCACGTGGGCTAAAAATACAAATAAACCACCCAGTAACAACCCACCTATAAAAATATAATAGATATTTTTCAAGTGCCTAACAGATTTGGTGCTGAAAATAAGCATGAATACGACAATCTCCGCAAAGGGAAATGCAACAACACCATAAGCCCCTTCTAATATAGGCTGCCACCCATTAGCTAAAACGGGTTGAAGATTATTGGCCTCAACCATTGGAAACATAAAAATGATGGTGACGATGGATATGGGTATGATGATTCTAGTAAAAAACTCCGACCATCTTCCCATGACTTCAATGCCTTTTTTTAAGGATCCTATAATAAGAACAGTTATTAAAGCTGCAATAATTATATTAGGAGTATACACAAGACCCACTGTACAAACAAAGCAGGACATGGTTACAAGTACCAGCGCCCCTACATACAATGCATATACCAGATACAATACCCCAAGAACACTCCCCACCCATTTACCAAATACGGTTGTTAAAATATCATATAGATTTTTACCTGGATATGCTGATAGAATCCAGCTGTATAAGGTTGCAAGCATGATAACAATGGCTAGTCCCAATAAAATGGCTATCCATATATCCGACTTTGCTTCTTTAGCTGTTCCTAGAACAATTGCATCAGCCATAAATATAATAATCATACTCATCCCTTGTCGACTTGTTATCACATCTTTCATTGATTCACCATTCCCACACCCAAATCCATCATGCTTGAATGGATTTCTTTTTTTGTATCAAAAGCTTAATTTCTAAAGCAATCCATACAAATAAGGGTAAAATAATCTGAAAAAATAACGCATAATACTGAAAGGTTATAACGGCAGTAACCATCTCCATAATATTGTGAAACGTTGTCAAAGAAGTAATCATAATCAATAATCCCAGTGGTGTCACCAATAAACGATAATCTTTTAAATTCATTATAGCAGCAAGGCCATTACTGCATGCTAATACACAGGCTGATATCTTAATAAAACCACCAAGTAAAAAAGATACCGCAATGACAATCTCAACACGTTCTAAAATATCATGGACATTAATACGGCTTACAGCTGAGTAAATGGGGAAATAGCTGCTTGTATAAGCAAACCCGCCTAAGGTTAGAAAGGCTGCAATATCCGTAATAATGATTAAAGTACCACCTAATAACAATCCCAATAAAAAAACTTTCTTAATGTTATGATGACGAATAACATCTTTTGTACCAAAAATCATGGTAAAAATAACAATTTCGGCGAATGGAAAAACCAAAACACTCAAAGCACCGTCTAGAACTGGCTTCATGCCATCTGCCAAGATAGGCTTTAAATTGTTCACTTCAACCATGGCTAACATAAATGGAATAATAATAAGGAGAATAGGATATAAAATACGAATAAAAAATTCTGACCATCTCCCCAGAACCTCCACTCCCTTTTTAACACCTATAATAACAAGGACTGTAACACAGAAGGATAAAATCTCTACAGGTGTGAACTCCAGACCAATGACACTTATAAACATGGTGAAATTCACCAAAACCAAAGCTGCAAGGTAAAAGGTATAGAGAATATATATACCACATACGAAACGACCAATGATTTTACCAAATACAGCTAGCAGGATATCGTATAAATTTTTATTTGGGAACCGTTTTAATATACGTATATAGACG is drawn from Vallitalea pronyensis and contains these coding sequences:
- a CDS encoding VanZ family protein — encoded protein: MRTKDSNMKHKVFLLIGYILFALYLMLLIDLLFFDGRSGGVKDYNLVPFRTIKNYIKYRHVIMNVSITNIVGNILAFIPLGFFVPTLWRWARWMIITTIFCGLMSFIVEITQYRYSVGRFDVDDIILNTLGGLIGYMVYKLCRLFYTCFLKGT
- a CDS encoding GerAB/ArcD/ProY family transporter, with the protein product MKNVITNRQGMGLIVLIMSETLVLGAAKEAESDLWIALILALGVGVLFALLYSWILSQYPGKNLYDILVITMGRWLGSIIVLFYVLYSLYVSAYILIDFVVFTNTVGLEATPNVIIGAMVMVLVISALKKGIEVMGRWSEYFVIFILITSAITVILMFPMIEVNNLKPVLANGWGPVLESAYGAITFPFAEIIVFMVILNTKMIKKEKDIYRIFVGGLLIGGIFVSVMLVVSFVELGHFAYMSSYFPVYAAISRISIGEVLQRIEIIPAIAFIMGDFMKIALYVLVACEGVKKLAYVKNYKFIVTPICIFVLLLSLTMFDDIMDSINQLANYNYIANFMLGIIPATLAIITVIRTKFLHKNTS
- a CDS encoding GerAB/ArcD/ProY family transporter; this translates as MKDVITSRQGMSMIIIFMADAIVLGTAKEAKSDIWIAILLGLAIVIMLATLYSWILSAYPGKNLYDILTTVFGKWVGSVLGVLYLVYALYVGALVLVTMSCFVCTVGLVYTPNIIIAALITVLIIGSLKKGIEVMGRWSEFFTRIIIPISIVTIIFMFPMVEANNLQPVLANGWQPILEGAYGVVAFPFAEIVVFMLIFSTKSVRHLKNIYYIFIGGLLLGGLFVFLAHVVAFNELGQFSYTRSYFPIYAAISRISIHDVLQRIEIIVAVGFIIGGFMKVALYVLAGCEGIRKVMNLKDYRFVVTPISILVLIVGITTFDDMMDVVNHVPYYNVLAIFMQVILPIIITLAILIHQKLQKHHSKNKMIG
- a CDS encoding GerAB/ArcD/ProY family transporter, coding for MKKEILSSRQGISMLILFISGSSLVLGSAQAAKNDIWIALIIGLTATFLIVFVYIRILKRFPNKNLYDILLAVFGKIIGRFVCGIYILYTFYLAALVLVNFTMFISVIGLEFTPVEILSFCVTVLVIIGVKKGVEVLGRWSEFFIRILYPILLIIIPFMLAMVEVNNLKPILADGMKPVLDGALSVLVFPFAEIVIFTMIFGTKDVIRHHNIKKVFLLGLLLGGTLIIITDIAAFLTLGGFAYTSSYFPIYSAVSRINVHDILERVEIVIAVSFLLGGFIKISACVLACSNGLAAIMNLKDYRLLVTPLGLLIMITSLTTFHNIMEMVTAVITFQYYALFFQIILPLFVWIALEIKLLIQKKKSIQA